The Schistocerca gregaria isolate iqSchGreg1 chromosome 1, iqSchGreg1.2, whole genome shotgun sequence genome includes a window with the following:
- the LOC126334676 gene encoding transmembrane protein 121B-like, with protein sequence MAVPSEASCCSVPRRMIFHILDAVFLITILILQGTILNYYIIKHSKHHVTPYFWFIADIASLFIFAGTLTVSYQYLTKVKNDFDTDTFFLSPKRILHHKFPTSKLGIMPLSYVSWIIYSTFHFSKVAVIFKSGIPDHLKADDFLGNQALQITIALSGIIFILLAEGHNWSTRQSPRYLYVTSVGWKTGVEILDTVNLLALLLVNETKMILTYTLENSVLIVCSFNFFLPALALYKLSLSDMNHVRLFLPLNVLYNVLHLCLIDIPFLAIRIYIWVNYNKNASIFLMKNVFGIIMVLRSAYPDLHELFQQRYASKLTSNQGHNRATKEDISLHVLNADGNNLLQEVQSR encoded by the coding sequence ATGGCTGTTCCATCGGAAGCTTCATGCTGCTCAGTTCCGAGACGAATGATTTTTCACATCTTGGATGCAGTGTTTCTGATCACGATACTGATTCTTCAAGGAACAATTCTCAATTATTACATTATTAAGCACTCGAAGCATCATGTCACACCATACTTTTGGTTCATTGCAGATATTGCTAGTCTTTTTATTTTTGCTGGAACATTAACTGTTTCTTACCAGTACCTGACAAAAGTGAAAAACGATTTTGATACAGATACTTTTTTCCTGTCGCCAAAACGTATTTTACACCATAAGTTTCCCACATCTAAACTTGGCATCATGCCTTTAAGTTATGTTTCGTGGATAATTTATagcacatttcatttcagtaaagtaGCAGTAATATTCAAGTCAGGTATACCTGATCATCTGAAAGCAGATGACTTCTTGGGCAACCAAGCATTACAGATAACAATTGCATTATCAGGAATAATCTTCATTTTACTTGCTGAAGGGCATAATTGGTCCACTCGCCAGTCTCCTCGTTATCTTTATGTAACTTCTGTTGGGTGGAAAACAGGTGTCGAGATACTGGACACAGTTAATCTGTTGGCACTGCTGTTGgtaaacgaaactaaaatgatactGACTTACACATTAGAAAACTCAGTTCTTATAGTGTgttcatttaatttctttttaccTGCTCTTGCTCTTTACAAATTAAGCTTGTCCGATATGAATCACGTACGTTTGTTCTTGCCACTTAATGTTTTGTATAATGTTTTGCATCTTTGCCTAATTGATATACCGTTCTTAGCTATACGGATTTACATATGGGTTAATTATAATAAGAATGCATCCATATTTcttatgaaaaatgtttttggCATTATAATGGTTCTTCGGAGTGCGTATCCTGACCTTCATGAACTGTTTCAACAAAGATATGCCAGTAAGTTAACTTCCAATCAAGGACACAACAGGGCGACAAAAGAGGACATTTCATTGCATGTTCTTAATGCTGATGGTAATAACTTGCTACAAGAGGTGCAAAGTAGATGA